A stretch of Dietzia lutea DNA encodes these proteins:
- the istA gene encoding IS21 family transposase: protein MTVRKIRAKLVLQLRSEGLSGRAIAASQGMSRKSITAVLEAADATETSWDDVAELTDEQVYARLFPGRGEHESVFAQPDWEQVHREMARVGVTLKLLHSEYTDQCSASKAPAMGYDRWCKTYQRHVMVTGAASRVGHKAAQTVEVDWSGPTMELTDPVTGTATKVYLFVGCLPFSRYAFVYPATDMQQDAWLRAHVAMFENFGGSVPRIVCDNLKTGVVKHPRDGEIVLNDAYREMAAHYSAAVLPGRIRRPKDKSGAENTVLHVATWVIAGLRDRKFASLPELAAVIGERMDAYNREPFQKRPGSRLGVFTAEEQPLLTPLPAVAYEISRWLYGRRVGRNGHVVVERNFYSAPLAHIGTKVDVRITARTLEIYRGTERLSSHLLLPESASGQYRTNDADLPAGERYQPWDAPRVRQWAERVGPAAVIVVNRIFEAVPVDEQGLDAALAVLRLSRRFSAERVEAACALALTGPVRSPRYAHIQPILVTGQDKTAALRPAQEAPAEVGGYVRGADYYAGGTR, encoded by the coding sequence GTGACTGTACGGAAGATCAGGGCGAAGCTTGTGTTGCAGCTTCGCTCCGAGGGACTGTCCGGGCGGGCGATCGCCGCCTCGCAGGGCATGTCCCGCAAGAGCATCACGGCGGTGCTGGAGGCCGCCGATGCGACCGAGACGAGCTGGGACGACGTCGCCGAGCTGACTGATGAGCAGGTGTACGCCCGCCTGTTCCCGGGCCGCGGGGAGCACGAGAGCGTGTTCGCCCAGCCGGACTGGGAGCAGGTTCACCGGGAGATGGCGCGGGTCGGGGTCACGCTGAAGCTCCTGCACAGCGAGTACACCGACCAGTGCAGCGCCTCGAAGGCACCGGCGATGGGATATGACCGGTGGTGCAAGACCTACCAGCGGCACGTGATGGTCACCGGCGCCGCTTCGCGGGTTGGCCACAAGGCCGCCCAGACGGTCGAGGTCGACTGGTCCGGTCCGACGATGGAGCTGACCGACCCGGTCACCGGCACGGCGACGAAGGTGTACCTGTTCGTTGGGTGCCTGCCGTTCAGCCGGTACGCGTTCGTCTATCCGGCGACCGATATGCAGCAGGACGCGTGGCTGCGGGCGCACGTGGCGATGTTCGAGAACTTCGGTGGCTCGGTACCGCGGATCGTGTGCGACAACCTCAAAACCGGGGTGGTCAAGCACCCCCGCGACGGGGAGATCGTCTTGAACGACGCGTACCGGGAGATGGCCGCTCACTACTCCGCAGCCGTTTTACCAGGGCGTATCCGGCGCCCCAAGGACAAATCTGGGGCCGAGAACACCGTTTTGCATGTGGCGACGTGGGTGATCGCCGGACTGCGGGACCGGAAGTTCGCCTCGCTGCCCGAGCTGGCTGCGGTGATCGGTGAGCGGATGGATGCCTACAACCGCGAGCCCTTCCAGAAACGCCCCGGCTCAAGACTCGGCGTGTTCACCGCGGAGGAGCAGCCGCTGCTGACGCCGCTGCCGGCGGTGGCGTACGAGATCAGCCGGTGGCTCTACGGCCGCCGCGTGGGCCGCAACGGGCACGTGGTGGTCGAGCGCAACTTCTACTCGGCCCCACTGGCGCATATCGGCACGAAGGTCGACGTTCGGATCACCGCCCGAACGCTGGAGATCTATCGCGGCACCGAGCGCCTCTCCTCCCACCTGCTGCTGCCGGAGAGCGCCTCGGGCCAGTACCGCACCAACGACGCCGACCTGCCAGCTGGCGAGCGGTACCAGCCGTGGGATGCGCCGCGGGTACGCCAGTGGGCCGAGCGGGTGGGGCCGGCGGCGGTGATCGTGGTCAACCGGATCTTCGAAGCCGTCCCGGTCGACGAACAAGGTCTCGACGCCGCCCTGGCGGTACTGCGCCTTTCTCGCCGTTTCTCGGCCGAGCGGGTCGAAGCCGCGTGCGCCCTGGCGCTGACCGGCCCGGTGCGCTCGCCCCGGTACGCGCACATCCAACCGATCCTGGTCACCGGTCAGGACAAGACCGCGGCCCTGCGACCAGCACAAGAAGCACCCGCTGAGGTCGGCGGCTACGTGCGCGGCGCCGACTACTACGCCGGAGGCACGCGATGA
- the istB gene encoding IS21-like element helper ATPase IstB, with amino-acid sequence MSEFVISRITAAAQRLKLPHMAASAADAATRAEQSQLGYLDFLDQLLEEEVTHRESGRFRNALKLSGLPHHKTLEDFDFAFQPGVDARRLKDLAAMEFVERKANIALLGPPGVGKTHIAVALAVTACRAGHSIYYTTLDDLVRKLRKADSLGTLPKQLSSLARPSLLVIDEVGYLPLNRAEANMFFQLVSRRYEKGSTIITSNKTFAEWGTVLGDEVLATAILDRFLHHCEVIAINGPSYRLKDRADLVSTAEEPAP; translated from the coding sequence GTGAGCGAGTTCGTCATCAGTCGGATCACTGCCGCCGCGCAGCGGCTCAAGCTGCCGCACATGGCCGCCAGCGCCGCTGACGCCGCGACCCGAGCCGAGCAGTCGCAACTGGGCTACCTGGACTTTCTCGACCAGCTGCTCGAGGAGGAGGTCACCCACCGGGAGTCGGGCCGGTTCCGCAACGCGCTCAAGCTCTCCGGGCTGCCTCACCACAAGACCTTGGAAGACTTCGACTTCGCGTTCCAACCTGGCGTCGATGCCAGGCGCTTGAAGGATCTCGCGGCGATGGAGTTCGTCGAACGCAAAGCCAACATCGCTCTGCTCGGCCCGCCCGGCGTGGGCAAGACCCACATCGCCGTGGCACTGGCAGTGACTGCATGCCGGGCCGGTCACTCGATCTACTACACCACCCTCGACGACCTGGTCCGCAAGCTGCGCAAGGCCGACAGCCTCGGCACCCTGCCCAAGCAACTCTCCAGCCTGGCCCGACCGTCACTGCTGGTCATTGACGAAGTCGGCTATCTCCCACTCAACCGCGCAGAGGCCAACATGTTCTTCCAGCTGGTCTCACGCCGCTACGAGAAGGGCTCGACGATCATCACCAGCAACAAAACCTTCGCCGAATGGGGCACTGTCCTGGGAGACGAGGTCCTGGCCACCGCCATCCTGGACCGGTTCCTGCACCACTGCGAGGTCATCGCCATCAACGGTCCGTCCTACCGGCTCAAAGACCGGGCAGACCTTGTCAGCACCGCCGAAGAACCGGCACCATAA
- a CDS encoding Gfo/Idh/MocA family protein, which yields MAKLRAGLVGLGMMGRHHARVLGSLDGVDLVAVADPDGDKFGAANGRRLVSSVTELIEQGIDYCMVAVPTGLHEEVALELAEAGVHAIIEKPLAHDTASSERIVAAFEKAGLVGGVGHIERYNPALQQARSRIENGDLGEIYQVATRRQGPFPGRIADVGVVKDLGTHDIDLTAWVTQRQYLSISAQTGFKSGRQHEDLVAAVGKLTGGAVTNHLVNWLSPLKERTTVITGEKGAFVADTLTADLTFFANGQIETTWNEISQFRGVSEGDVIRYAFPKPEPLRTEHESFRDAIQQGEMRNIVTFAQGLATVRVAEAALESALRNETVVVA from the coding sequence ATGGCGAAACTCAGAGCGGGACTCGTTGGCCTGGGAATGATGGGGCGTCACCACGCGCGTGTGCTCGGTTCGCTCGACGGTGTCGACCTTGTGGCTGTCGCCGATCCAGATGGAGACAAGTTCGGCGCCGCCAACGGGCGGCGGCTAGTTTCTTCAGTCACTGAGCTCATCGAGCAGGGCATCGACTACTGCATGGTTGCTGTGCCGACAGGCCTCCACGAGGAGGTGGCCTTGGAACTCGCAGAGGCGGGAGTCCACGCGATCATCGAGAAGCCGCTGGCGCATGACACCGCATCCTCTGAGCGCATCGTGGCGGCCTTTGAAAAGGCCGGACTTGTGGGCGGAGTCGGGCACATCGAACGGTATAACCCTGCGCTTCAGCAGGCGCGGTCTCGGATCGAGAATGGTGATCTCGGAGAGATTTACCAGGTTGCGACCCGCCGACAGGGTCCCTTCCCCGGTCGGATCGCGGACGTAGGAGTGGTGAAGGACCTTGGGACTCACGACATCGACCTCACTGCATGGGTGACGCAACGGCAGTATCTCAGTATATCTGCCCAGACGGGCTTCAAGTCCGGCCGACAGCACGAAGATCTGGTCGCGGCTGTCGGCAAGTTGACTGGCGGGGCAGTGACGAACCACCTAGTTAACTGGCTGTCTCCGCTTAAAGAGCGCACCACGGTCATCACTGGAGAGAAGGGTGCATTCGTGGCGGATACGCTCACGGCAGATCTTACCTTCTTCGCCAATGGGCAGATCGAGACGACGTGGAATGAAATTTCACAGTTCCGGGGCGTGTCGGAGGGGGACGTCATTAGGTACGCCTTCCCAAAGCCAGAGCCACTACGGACGGAGCACGAGAGCTTTCGAGATGCGATCCAACAAGGGGAGATGCGGAATATAGTCACCTTTGCCCAAGGGTTGGCAACTGTAAGGGTGGCGGAAGCGGCGCTAGAGTCGGCTCTCCGCAACGAGACGGTTGTAGTTGCGTAA
- a CDS encoding ATP-binding protein — translation MGHPSEIVNLPEDDSKGGPPTSANNYGTPNIDLHMNLSPNRRIKVYADSQGELTPEQIFLTAVDDALDQRQAHRIDKLIRAAKLPIPQASIAEINYQDGRGITLVRMKRYAGHHWRQHPTHLLVLSPTGGGKTYLACAIGIAASQNGRRHRGVLGYRDHVAHSLRGDEPIRDRGHLVLE, via the coding sequence GTGGGCCACCCTTCGGAAATCGTCAACTTGCCGGAAGACGACTCCAAGGGTGGCCCACCCACCTCGGCGAACAACTACGGAACACCGAACATCGACCTACATATGAACCTGTCCCCAAACCGACGTATCAAGGTGTACGCGGACAGCCAAGGCGAGCTCACCCCAGAGCAGATCTTCCTCACTGCCGTCGACGACGCCCTAGACCAGCGCCAAGCCCACCGGATCGACAAGCTCATCCGCGCCGCCAAGCTCCCGATCCCGCAGGCCTCGATCGCCGAGATCAACTACCAGGACGGACGCGGGATCACCCTGGTACGGATGAAACGCTACGCCGGACACCACTGGCGGCAACACCCCACCCACCTGCTGGTCCTCTCACCGACCGGCGGCGGGAAAACCTACCTAGCCTGTGCCATCGGCATAGCGGCCTCCCAGAATGGGCGGAGGCACCGGGGCGTCCTCGGGTACCGCGATCACGTTGCCCACAGTCTGCGAGGTGATGAGCCCATCCGGGATCGTGGGCATCTCGTCCTTGAGTAG
- the istA gene encoding IS21 family transposase, whose product MNIRRFKQLHATGMTYAEIGRECGCDWRTVRKYLAEDSPTAPPSAPSRKGTQKVAITEVIAALIDAMLRACIDLKATVICERLADEHDVHVHYQRVKTYCRSRRPQIRAELGLDEPGAGSLHRRIATLPGAQAQVDWGDEGDLLGTGVRVYSFHMTLSYSRDPFCCFVTSMDAATFFDCHRRAFDHFSGVPAAIVYDRLKTVVRRHVAPGKAVPVTAAATAFAGHYGYDIDVLAAYRPTGKGRVERQVDIVRDHVVAGRRFRSVGDADAAFARWVKIRRGQVHRTHGQVIAEAAATDHAALGPLPATEYEIFDEHVRTVGKDCLISFESDHYSVPASQVTARQKVLVRATANRITVCRLEDPAQELAVHRRGGRSHEWIIDPTHWDGLPDGAGRAVCHTEPDRAGASARPEESSSVLAHYLASMDPVPDIRRPLASYELMASEAS is encoded by the coding sequence ATGAATATCCGACGTTTCAAACAGCTGCATGCCACCGGCATGACGTACGCCGAGATCGGTCGCGAGTGCGGCTGTGACTGGCGCACGGTACGCAAGTACCTGGCCGAGGATTCCCCGACGGCGCCCCCGTCGGCGCCCTCGCGCAAGGGCACGCAGAAGGTGGCCATCACCGAGGTAATCGCAGCGCTGATCGATGCGATGCTGCGAGCCTGCATCGACCTCAAGGCCACCGTGATCTGCGAGCGTCTCGCCGACGAGCACGACGTGCATGTGCACTATCAGCGGGTCAAAACCTACTGCCGCTCCCGCCGCCCTCAGATCCGCGCCGAGCTCGGCCTCGACGAACCCGGAGCGGGGAGTCTGCACCGGCGCATTGCCACCCTGCCCGGGGCTCAGGCCCAGGTCGACTGGGGCGATGAGGGGGACCTGCTGGGCACCGGCGTGCGCGTCTACTCGTTCCACATGACGCTGTCGTACTCGCGAGATCCGTTCTGCTGCTTCGTGACCTCGATGGATGCCGCGACGTTCTTCGACTGCCACCGGCGGGCCTTCGACCACTTCAGCGGAGTCCCGGCAGCGATCGTCTACGACCGCCTCAAGACCGTGGTGCGCCGCCACGTGGCCCCGGGCAAGGCAGTCCCGGTCACCGCCGCAGCCACCGCGTTCGCCGGCCACTACGGGTACGACATCGATGTGTTGGCCGCCTACCGGCCCACCGGCAAGGGCCGGGTGGAGCGGCAGGTCGATATCGTGCGTGACCACGTCGTGGCCGGTCGCCGGTTCCGCTCGGTCGGCGATGCCGATGCCGCGTTCGCCCGGTGGGTGAAGATCCGCCGCGGCCAAGTCCATCGCACGCACGGGCAAGTCATCGCCGAGGCCGCCGCAACCGATCACGCCGCACTGGGCCCGCTTCCGGCTACGGAGTACGAGATCTTCGATGAGCACGTGCGCACGGTGGGCAAGGACTGTCTGATCTCGTTCGAGTCCGACCACTACTCGGTTCCTGCCTCCCAGGTGACGGCGAGGCAGAAGGTCCTGGTCCGCGCCACAGCCAACCGCATCACAGTCTGCCGCCTGGAGGACCCCGCCCAGGAGCTGGCGGTCCATCGGCGTGGCGGCCGGTCCCACGAGTGGATCATCGACCCCACCCACTGGGACGGCCTGCCCGACGGGGCCGGCCGCGCCGTCTGTCACACCGAGCCCGACCGGGCCGGGGCATCTGCCAGGCCGGAGGAATCGTCCTCGGTGCTGGCGCACTATCTGGCCTCGATGGACCCGGTTCCCGATATCCGGCGGCCGTTGGCGTCCTACGAGCTGATGGCGAGTGAGGCGTCGTGA
- a CDS encoding DegT/DnrJ/EryC1/StrS family aminotransferase, translated as MDFIPPAKPLIGDEERAAVDRVMRSGMIAQGPEVGAFEEEFSAHFGLGRECVAVNSGTSGLHLGLLSSGIGPGDEVIVPSFTFAATANSVALTGATPVFADIDPGSFCLSPAAVEAAITDRTRAIMPVHLYGHPADMPTFLRLAESRGLEVFEDAAQAHGASLDGTPVGAFGRFGMFSLYPTKNMTSGEGGMVSVGDAETGRKLRLYRNQGMEKQYHNELVGLNNRMTDIHAAIGRVQLTKVDAWTEARRANAAYLDANLEGVVVPPVAAGAKHVYHQYTVRISEDRDGFAAALKNEFGVGSGMFYPVPNHLLAPFAAEVDLPETALAARQCLSLPVHPSVGVAELDRIVTAVNKLAKAGS; from the coding sequence ATGGACTTCATTCCCCCCGCTAAACCGCTTATCGGTGATGAGGAACGCGCTGCGGTTGACCGCGTAATGCGTAGCGGCATGATTGCGCAGGGGCCGGAGGTTGGGGCGTTCGAGGAGGAATTCTCAGCCCACTTCGGCTTGGGTCGAGAGTGCGTCGCGGTGAACTCCGGTACCTCGGGCCTTCACCTCGGCCTGCTTTCCAGCGGGATCGGCCCCGGTGACGAGGTCATCGTGCCGTCTTTCACCTTCGCGGCGACCGCCAACTCCGTCGCGCTCACCGGAGCGACGCCGGTGTTCGCGGACATTGATCCCGGCTCTTTCTGCCTTTCTCCGGCAGCGGTCGAGGCCGCGATCACCGATCGTACCCGGGCGATCATGCCGGTCCACCTCTACGGCCATCCGGCAGACATGCCGACCTTCCTTCGCCTTGCAGAGTCCCGCGGCCTTGAGGTTTTCGAGGATGCGGCTCAGGCGCACGGCGCATCTCTTGACGGCACTCCGGTCGGGGCCTTCGGCCGGTTTGGCATGTTCTCGCTCTACCCGACGAAGAACATGACCTCTGGCGAGGGAGGCATGGTCTCGGTCGGGGACGCCGAAACCGGTCGAAAGTTGCGGCTATACCGCAACCAGGGCATGGAGAAGCAGTACCACAATGAGCTAGTTGGTCTGAACAACCGGATGACTGACATTCATGCCGCGATCGGGCGGGTACAGCTCACCAAGGTCGACGCTTGGACGGAGGCCCGTCGGGCGAACGCAGCGTACCTCGACGCAAACCTCGAGGGAGTCGTAGTGCCGCCGGTGGCGGCCGGCGCAAAGCACGTCTATCACCAGTACACGGTGAGAATCTCAGAAGATCGAGACGGTTTCGCTGCCGCGCTCAAGAACGAATTCGGCGTGGGGTCAGGGATGTTCTATCCGGTGCCGAACCACTTGCTCGCCCCGTTTGCTGCAGAGGTTGATCTGCCGGAGACAGCGTTAGCGGCGCGGCAGTGCTTGTCGCTCCCGGTGCACCCGTCGGTTGGCGTGGCGGAACTGGACAGGATCGTCACGGCAGTCAACAAGCTTGCAAAGGCAGGGAGCTGA
- a CDS encoding O-antigen ligase family protein, whose product MNKAREPLSKSAGSVSDELNGLGKPKSTEIAAMVVLYLAFVAGDNKLSSIISAAPDIELRAVGVVLVLILTLVRGNGRSRMGGGYWLFFSAVWLGYLLLSTRWAPMNVSSYRSATAELLWLAVMASLAVLTIGLTKYGSQVHLWWSAYGVGILFALAGLASGAGSQGRFSAFGGGPNTFVRVVFIGLLAAVVLAIYRGQARYLIPVPLLVVAVLLSGSRGGLVASALATLFLLGAIYRRIGLRAIVLSIAGVGAALGLLAFGSPLGNEVRKLLAQRVVTEAIGEGNLSGRSGLYAEAIRVFLENPLFGVGASGFAQVQTVISGESHAHNLILSTLAEGGVLGGAVLALAFYACSRRLQFGGKASILAVGASAGAVFIFVAAQFSGYYFDFRLFFLFVALAGSSSIVAKSESRNDEAA is encoded by the coding sequence GTGAATAAAGCGAGAGAGCCTCTATCCAAGTCTGCTGGTTCCGTAAGCGACGAACTGAATGGCTTGGGGAAACCTAAGAGCACCGAAATCGCCGCAATGGTCGTTCTTTACCTCGCATTCGTAGCCGGCGATAACAAGCTTTCGTCCATAATTTCTGCTGCGCCCGACATCGAGCTTCGAGCGGTCGGAGTCGTTCTGGTCCTAATCCTCACTTTGGTTAGAGGGAATGGACGCTCCCGAATGGGCGGAGGCTATTGGCTATTCTTTAGTGCCGTGTGGCTGGGATACTTACTGCTCTCTACCCGGTGGGCGCCGATGAATGTTTCGAGCTATCGCAGCGCGACGGCTGAATTGCTCTGGCTGGCCGTAATGGCGTCTTTGGCGGTCCTTACAATTGGCCTCACTAAGTATGGCAGTCAAGTACATCTGTGGTGGAGCGCCTACGGAGTTGGCATTCTTTTTGCGCTTGCTGGTCTAGCTTCGGGAGCGGGCAGCCAAGGGCGTTTTTCGGCATTCGGCGGGGGGCCCAACACGTTTGTTCGGGTAGTCTTTATTGGCTTACTGGCGGCCGTAGTGCTCGCGATATATCGAGGCCAAGCACGGTATCTCATCCCAGTACCACTGCTCGTCGTGGCCGTGCTCTTGTCAGGAAGCCGCGGTGGGTTAGTAGCTTCGGCGCTAGCGACGCTATTTTTGCTTGGCGCGATTTACCGCAGGATCGGATTGCGCGCTATCGTATTATCAATCGCCGGAGTCGGCGCAGCGCTGGGACTGCTTGCCTTTGGCAGCCCACTGGGCAACGAGGTGAGGAAGCTTCTCGCGCAGCGAGTGGTTACCGAGGCAATCGGCGAGGGGAATCTCTCAGGTCGATCGGGGCTCTACGCCGAAGCTATTCGCGTTTTTCTTGAGAATCCGTTATTTGGGGTCGGCGCTTCCGGGTTCGCTCAAGTACAGACCGTCATCAGCGGGGAAAGCCACGCGCACAATCTTATTCTGTCGACTCTCGCCGAGGGCGGGGTTTTGGGAGGCGCCGTTCTCGCTCTCGCTTTTTACGCTTGCTCGCGCCGGCTCCAGTTCGGAGGTAAAGCGTCGATACTGGCGGTTGGCGCCTCGGCAGGGGCCGTATTTATTTTCGTAGCAGCGCAGTTTTCAGGGTATTACTTTGACTTCCGGCTTTTCTTCCTCTTTGTGGCGCTGGCCGGATCGTCGTCGATCGTAGCGAAAAGCGAATCGAGGAATGATGAAGCCGCGTAA
- a CDS encoding Mu transposase domain-containing protein, translating to MKSPTWIDAHVAAFLFYGGVPQMVVPDNPTTATHRQKKGEAARAVNVRYQQLADHYGTASVPARVHKPRDKAAVESAVEVINKRVIGYLAEEVWTTFEALNAAITERVAEINTAIRRADGTTRWELFESDEAPLLGALPDDGFATVEWKQLKMGRNYNVSCDSQYYSVPYTFAGQLLRVRLTAQSVTIFDGDQVVCEHPRRHGRKGQYSTVLAHAPKAHQGIDWLWSRKWFTDRARGFGPATEQVIAQMLDRHVIEAQGYLDCQNILETLGKRSRQRLEAACQVLLNQNGAGSYSVLKRVMATIDSDGKAPRPVVPAAATRKPAPPAGARNDGAIQVRSADHYARGRAGGEA from the coding sequence ATGAAGTCGCCGACCTGGATCGATGCCCACGTGGCGGCTTTCTTGTTCTACGGCGGGGTTCCGCAGATGGTGGTGCCCGACAATCCGACGACCGCCACTCATCGGCAGAAGAAGGGAGAGGCGGCCCGGGCGGTCAACGTCCGCTACCAGCAATTAGCCGATCACTACGGCACGGCGAGCGTGCCGGCTCGGGTGCACAAACCCCGCGACAAGGCGGCCGTGGAATCGGCCGTGGAAGTGATCAACAAGCGCGTCATCGGCTACCTCGCCGAAGAGGTCTGGACCACCTTCGAGGCCCTAAACGCCGCGATTACCGAGCGAGTCGCGGAAATCAACACCGCGATCCGCCGGGCTGACGGGACGACTCGGTGGGAGCTGTTCGAATCCGACGAAGCACCGCTGCTGGGCGCCCTGCCTGACGATGGGTTCGCCACGGTGGAGTGGAAACAGCTCAAGATGGGACGGAACTATAACGTGTCCTGCGATTCGCAGTACTACTCGGTGCCGTACACCTTCGCCGGTCAGCTGCTGCGAGTCCGGTTGACCGCGCAGTCGGTGACGATCTTCGATGGCGATCAGGTCGTCTGCGAGCACCCCAGGCGCCACGGCCGCAAAGGCCAGTACTCCACGGTGCTCGCCCACGCCCCAAAGGCGCATCAGGGCATCGACTGGCTCTGGTCACGGAAGTGGTTCACCGATCGTGCTCGCGGGTTCGGCCCCGCCACCGAGCAGGTGATCGCCCAGATGCTAGATCGTCACGTGATCGAGGCGCAAGGATATCTGGACTGCCAGAACATCCTCGAGACCCTGGGCAAGCGCAGTCGCCAGCGGCTCGAGGCGGCCTGCCAAGTGCTCCTCAACCAGAACGGCGCCGGTAGTTACAGCGTGCTCAAACGCGTCATGGCCACCATCGACTCCGACGGCAAGGCGCCCCGGCCTGTGGTGCCAGCGGCGGCCACACGAAAACCCGCACCACCGGCCGGGGCCCGAAACGACGGCGCGATCCAAGTCCGCTCGGCTGATCACTATGCGCGCGGCCGTGCCGGCGGTGAGGCGTGA
- a CDS encoding acyltransferase: MDSADVAETATIGDGSSVWHLAQVREEARVGENCVIGRGAYVGTGVTMGDNCKLQNYALVYEPAELEDGVFVGPAAVFTNDHYPRSISPDGSLKRAEDWEPVGVTCRTGASIGARAVCIAPVTIGRWAMVAAGSVVTRDVPDFALVAGVPARRIRWVGRAGVPLQNAGNGAWTCPETDDRFRQSGDTLIEETQ; the protein is encoded by the coding sequence ATGGACTCCGCCGACGTTGCGGAAACGGCAACGATCGGCGACGGATCCTCGGTGTGGCACCTCGCCCAGGTGCGCGAAGAAGCGCGAGTTGGCGAGAACTGCGTCATCGGACGAGGCGCCTACGTAGGCACCGGGGTGACGATGGGAGACAACTGCAAACTGCAGAACTACGCGCTCGTCTATGAACCGGCCGAACTCGAGGATGGTGTGTTCGTCGGACCAGCTGCGGTGTTCACCAATGACCACTACCCGCGGTCGATCTCCCCGGACGGGTCCCTCAAACGGGCAGAAGACTGGGAGCCAGTGGGCGTTACGTGTCGGACTGGTGCCTCGATCGGGGCTCGCGCTGTGTGCATTGCCCCGGTCACCATCGGGCGTTGGGCGATGGTCGCGGCAGGGTCGGTGGTTACTAGAGATGTTCCCGATTTTGCTCTCGTCGCGGGAGTTCCAGCTCGCCGCATCCGTTGGGTCGGCCGGGCAGGGGTGCCGCTTCAGAACGCCGGAAATGGAGCTTGGACGTGTCCGGAGACAGACGACCGGTTCCGTCAGTCCGGAGATACTCTGATCGAGGAGACGCAATAA
- a CDS encoding helix-turn-helix domain containing protein, whose product MADYHAIMMLALAGHSYSEIVAAVGCSRREIAAVKKTITAYGITAGQAASMNPAEIAGMFPDGRKRISEDSPNQLLIGFWRR is encoded by the coding sequence ATGGCCGACTACCACGCCATCATGATGTTGGCGCTGGCCGGGCATAGCTACAGCGAAATCGTCGCCGCCGTCGGGTGCTCGCGGCGGGAGATCGCGGCGGTGAAGAAGACGATCACCGCGTACGGCATCACCGCAGGGCAGGCGGCGTCGATGAACCCGGCCGAGATCGCCGGGATGTTTCCCGACGGACGCAAGCGCATCTCGGAGGATTCGCCAAACCAGCTTTTGATCGGGTTCTGGCGTCGATGA
- a CDS encoding ATP-binding protein, with protein MSAIDIETKRKLREMGAQPLLEAIEAQHEDHVLGMSFHERLQLVVDHAHESFNHSKVDGLIRRAGLRYPSADLRRVDLIGERGLNRAVLAQLATCSFIDRQQNVVFQGFTGSGKSYLGCALAKQACTHRYRAHYIRMPDLEEVWALAKDRPQGQTKFLKKYAAFSLLVIDEWLLDHPDEAMRSMLLELLERRYDTGSTVFCTQYAKKDWHQRLGSGVHADAIMDRIVHSAIWIDTGTHNMREHAAAHQ; from the coding sequence ATGAGCGCCATCGATATCGAGACCAAACGCAAGCTCCGCGAGATGGGCGCCCAGCCCCTGCTGGAGGCTATCGAGGCCCAACACGAGGACCACGTTCTCGGGATGAGCTTCCATGAGCGGCTGCAGCTGGTCGTCGACCACGCCCACGAGAGCTTCAACCACTCCAAAGTCGACGGCCTGATCCGGCGAGCAGGCCTTCGGTACCCGAGCGCTGACCTGCGGCGAGTGGACCTGATCGGCGAGCGCGGCCTGAACCGGGCCGTGCTCGCCCAGCTGGCCACCTGCTCATTCATCGATCGCCAGCAGAACGTCGTGTTCCAGGGGTTCACCGGCTCGGGCAAGTCCTACCTCGGATGCGCCCTGGCCAAGCAGGCCTGCACCCACCGGTACCGGGCGCACTACATCCGGATGCCCGACCTGGAAGAGGTCTGGGCGCTGGCGAAAGACCGACCGCAGGGGCAGACGAAGTTCCTGAAGAAGTACGCCGCCTTCTCGCTGCTGGTCATCGACGAATGGCTCCTCGACCACCCCGATGAGGCGATGCGCAGCATGCTGCTCGAACTGCTCGAGCGCCGCTACGACACCGGCTCCACCGTCTTCTGCACCCAGTACGCGAAGAAGGACTGGCACCAGCGGCTCGGCTCCGGGGTCCACGCCGACGCGATCATGGACCGCATCGTCCACAGCGCCATCTGGATCGACACCGGCACCCACAACATGCGCGAGCACGCCGCAGCGCACCAGTAG